A genomic stretch from Macaca nemestrina isolate mMacNem1 chromosome 16, mMacNem.hap1, whole genome shotgun sequence includes:
- the LOC105486043 gene encoding serine-rich and transmembrane domain-containing protein 1 isoform X2, which produces MSEPDASSGFSGSVENGTFLELFPTSLSTSVDPASGHLSNVYIYVSIFLSLLAFLLLLLIIALQRLKNIISSSSSYPEYPSDAGSSFTNLEVCSISSQRSTFSNLSS; this is translated from the coding sequence ATGTCTGAACCTGATGCTTCCTCGGGATTTTCGGGAAGTGTGGAGAATGGAACTTTTCTTGAGCTGTTTCCCACATCCCTGTCCACGTCAGTGGACCCAGCCTCAGGCCACCTGTCAAACGTCTACATCTATGTGTCCATATTCCTCAGCCTTTTAGCGTTTCTGCTTCTGCTTTTAATCATTGCCCTCCAGAGGCTCAAAAATATCATCTCCTCCAGTTCCTCCTACCCAGAGTATCCAAGCGACGCTGGAAGTTCTTTCACCAATTTGGAAGTCTGCAGCATTTCCTCACAGAGGTCCACTTTTTCAAACCTTTCATCCTGA